From the genome of Procambarus clarkii isolate CNS0578487 chromosome 66, FALCON_Pclarkii_2.0, whole genome shotgun sequence:
tgggagttcttctactccccaagcccggcccgaggccaggctcgacttgtgagagtttggtccaccacacTACTTTGCACTACTAAGCACTACTTTGCTTGCCTGTGTTGCACTTTCttattgaggtgcttctgggtatACTTTACTGGATTATTCAGTCTGATTTTCACTTGTACTGAGTACAATACTTCTCGTTTTTCTGCGCTAATATCTTTCTTTCAGTCGCTTCCTCTTCTTCGACAGATAAGTGTTCTGGCCTGCCTTCGGTGTGGGGCCTAGGGTATCATTCTCCTACATCTGTTTCTACTGTGGGTAGTTGGCTttgacagccaccagggtgatgcCACTCATAAAATAGAGCATTGATATTATTGAAACCTCCCTCTTTCTGAGCAGCCACTTGGCTGCTTCTATTTTTATTTTGGCCCTGGCCTGTTGAGCCTGGTTTAGTGCCCTAGGTCTTGAGTGAGGTTAGCCAGCTTCCATGTGATATGACCTGACTGCCAgttggagggggggtggaggatCGGGTGGCAGCTAGTGGGTTTCGATTTGTTTTTTTGTCATAGTGACACAAAAGTATGCCACTATACCACCGACATATACCACTCACATAGTGGGTGGTATATGTCAGTTCTGCTATCTACTGTGGTTTTATTCCTAAATTATGTGGTAAAACGATGGTTGAAAGGTTATCACGGTTGTGAATGTGAGCAGTGTCCTGGGTAAACCCTGGTTTGAGGAGTATAGTATTCATTTGGTCACTCGGCAATGATATTTTTAATGCTATTAACTTtattacagttttttttttttttttatgcagcTGGCCAATGTGGAGTGCTGCGTAAAAACCTGAGTTTGGTAATAGCAGGTAAAGCTCCAACTAGTCTTTATGATGGCTATACCTCATGTCCACTAGTAACTGGTAAGTCCTATACAGTACTATAAGTATTATATGGCACTTTTTGTTTGTGTTTTTGAGCATGCATACATTCAGCCTTTACTATGTGCAAGGAATATATTGTAGGAAGACCCTCTCATAAGTGAATTAACAGGAACTAAGCAAACTTGGCTTACAGTACTGTAAATAGGTAAAATAGAGATGCATGACAGGCCTCCCAGTCGCTTCCTTCCCTGCCTCTCTCTCAACATTATTACCACATACACTTTACAGTCACAAATATACTGCATAAAGTACTATTGATCAATGTACTCGATAAAGATGTATATGTAAACATTACCTCTTTCAATAATTCTTGATAGGAGGCCTATGTACATTATATACTTTAGGCCTATATTCAGCACTACGTCGAACTACtgtactgacctttcccaggatgcaacatcAAAGCAGCAGGtgttaggtaaacagaggcattcggtgaaagGAAACAGTCCCAACTATTTGTCCTGACCATTAATTGAACCTACAATCCCCGATTGTGAATGGACAGTAAAAGCACTAAGAGGTATGGTGAAATTTGGAATTTTGGCAGATATTACAGAGTTTTGGAAGGTGCCATGATATTAGAATGCATTGCATAAGGTTTTTAAAAGGCATGATCCTGTGCCAACACCCATTTAACAGACTCGGTGCTAGTATTCGggcaatgtttgtgtgtgtgacgtACGTGTCTAGCTCGTATATAGCAGATTCTACATGCTGAACATACTTGTAGCAAGGGCTGACTGTATAGTAGTTTTCATATTACTCTTATTGCTACTGTACACTAGGGATGGAAAAAGAGATACACCTTTAATGATGATTTGTATATGCCATACATAAAGGAAGatgcatgtacagtatatatagaaGTAAGAATTGTATGGAAGAATTCCAGACATGAAGTACATTAGTATGTACAGGAGTTAACTAACTGCTGATTAGAGAAAGATGAACCCTGTTATCCTGGGAAAGGAAATGCAGAAAGGCTTTGGAAGGAAGGAAGTGTTGGTGGACTGAAACAGATTAGAGAGGAGTTTGTAAAGAACAATGTAGTGGAATTTTTTGTTGCTGCATTCTTAAAGGGAGTTGCATATGAAACACAGATAGGATttatattaatatttctttaCAGTAGAGAATGTTGAAAAGCTATGTAAATTGTGTATTTACAGATCTTTTATATTCCATTTTCACAGGGTATTCAAAATGTATTATGGCAGAGTTTGACATGAATGGGAATCCATTAGAAACTTTTCCAATCAACCAAGCAAAGGAGCGACGTCTTATGTTCCATTTTAAAAAGGACGTGTTGCCTGATATGTATTGGCTTGGACTGCTGAAGTAAGTGAATTGATCTTTTTATATTTCGGTACACCCTGTATGTGTTTTAGTAGTACAAGACACGGTATATTGTCAGCCAGTCTTTCACTTGATTAACTTGAGTATAAATATGTAGGCATACAAGAGAGGTTGGAGCAAAATGGGAGAAGTTTAAAATAAGCATTATCGAGGAGGAATTGGCCATAATTATGTATCCTTTTCTATAGCCAATATAAATAAGGAATCTATTTAATATTTAATTGGTACCAAAGCAATTGTGGCACGTTTGCTTTATGAAATAATATCAGTTTGAATAATCTATGATGTCATCTATTAACTGGTTTCTTAATTAGGAATTAATGAGAGATAAAGGAGGTAGGAGTTCTGTTCCTTTGTCTGTGGGGTTTAAGCCTAGGCCAGAGCCACTGTCTTTGGAGTTAGGTTGTGGTAGTATCCTTCTCGAGAACAATTTTGAACCAGCTTGGGTGCAACCTCCTCCCAGCCATGCAGGACGTTGAGATTGAGAGAAATTAACAGGATTAACAgctaaagaagaaacaaaggcaatATACAAAAGAGTGAACAAAATAGAGGTTGATACAGAGTAGTAGAGAACAGGCCCAACAAAAAGACCTTTGCAGAAACAACTGAAAGTTAGAAGATAATGCAGTTCATAGATCAAACTGTGATGGAGGCTGTAAGAATCAAGCAGACCATGAAATGTATTAgccaggctctagagagggaggtATATGTGATAATTTATCAAGAGAGTCAGAGGGAGACATAGCAACATCAACCAGGTCAACAAGACCTGGCAACATTTCTCAGCAAGGGGTAGGTTAGCAAATCACCCAAGAAAATGGAAAACATTTGGAGGTTAGGGAGGGTTTGCATTGGATGAAATTGATCAGTGAAGGAAACCTTTCAGAATACCCCAGTGAagtgtatacagtacagtactgtactaacaGAAAATAGTAAATTGCAGGACTGGTATTCAGTGAGGTGTACATTATCCAGGACATGTCTGAGGAGGATAGGGTAGCAGCAGAAAGAATAGTGAGAAAATAGGGAGCACAAATTGTAGTATGATCAAAATATTGATTTTGATTGAGagaaatatggaaatatggagtaAGTTGGGACTACAGAAAATGACTTGGGcaaataagtatcataacttacaaTGCTcttaccgccctgctccttattgtccaaattgcattgtccctcttacagtcgtacatatccttgttgaatgtcccgacttccaggacgagcatatgtgttgctttccgaccgtccctcgcggtcactcgtcccttgatagaatttttggtgaattggatacttttgatatcattcgccttgtgcgtttctgttctcgtattggcattcttggtgatatttagcgccctctgattattccgcacatttgatggtgatacacagccttcccggtttggtgccttcttatgataattacttacttacattgCTCTTAGAGAATGGCATTGTATTTAGGAGTTTAAAAGTGCAATAATTTTTCTAAATGATAAAATTCCATACATTTAAACTTGAATACATGCACTTAATAAAATGGGGAAGTTTAAAAGTATTAAATTGTTGGTCTTTATTTGACAGCCGAGTACAGTATTTCTGTTTATTTCAGTGGATACTGGGAAGGACCCAAATATGTGCGCAAGATGCTGCACCTTGGCTTCAAGTAAGACTCGTCAAGGTTACCACTAGTTTGAACTGCACACACATCTGGGCCAACAGCAATATATAGAGAAACATAGAGGTTATCAATATTTAAGGCgttttatttaatatacagtatttAACATATGAAACCAAATACTTGTACTGTATCGTAAAGTATTGCCTTTCATAACCTTGGTCAAGATAATCATCAATGAGGTCCGGGTTATATGACCATTGTTAAAGTGACAAGCCAATACTGCAAAACATTATTCATGGTTAGTAAAGAAGTAACTTGATCCACACACGTATAGCGAGTAATGTTTTAGTTCGTCCTGGCATAATAAAGGTCCATGATCGACCAAATCATTGTCACTTTCATTATATTTGTTGTGTATGGGGTGGATTACTAGTTTTAGCCACATTGTGACTTTTCTACATTCATGGATAATAGTCTTGAAATGTACGTTGCAAGATAGAAATTACTAGATAGTGTATTTCAATGTCGACCCTTTCTTTCTGTGATTTTTACTAGTGTTAAGTTGCATTCTTTTATGATTAgttttttatatttaaacattttaaggTCACcaatcttcagcactatgcccatGAGGTTCCGAGGTGtctggagaggtcagaggcacgttattgtattgttatacatCTTCAAATACTGTTATTTTATTACGTTAAAgtttttattaaattaatgattTGTGTAATCGCTACAGTGCACAATGTTGGAAAAGTGAAAATTCAGTGAAGTTGTGTGTTGTGAGTAGTAACAATGAGATATTGTGATGTAGTTTCAAATGTCATTTTTGCTATTCCATGGAAAACAATGTTAGTGTTtgcatatttattttttttttgtaagcaaGTTAAATTAGATAGGAGTTTTGTCACTTGTTCTAAAATTCTTGGTAATGAAGAATTTAAACTCTTCCTCGTATATTTAATTCTTCATTCCATCTTTGCCACAACAATAGTCTAATCTTCCAGACTGCCAGGCTTACTTAAAATCTACTCTCTAGCCTGTTTCATTTCCTTTAATCCCAACACACCCTTCACACCAGAAGCTTGTGTGAACAGGATAACAACAAAATACTGTATGGGAAGTTGGTATACAGTATCTATAGACTGCAATGGTCTATTGATTGCATTTTAATGGTCCACATTTCTTAAAAACGAGATTGCTCACTTTGCATTGCTTTCCTTGTTCTGTTCAATCTGCATCTGTGTCTGGGGCTCGTCTTGGTGCTCGTGGGCAACAAGGAGGTCGGGAAAAAAGAACTCCACTTCAGCCTGGGCACTGGTCGTGTCCTGGGTGAGGTACAAGGGTGAGAATTCTGCTACACATTCCTCAATTCCTTCTCCTGTCAAAACCACAGCCAGCACTACATTCCtgaaaacaaataaaaatctTGTTACATGGACTCTGGTATCAATTCTTTTAAGAAATTGTACAGTGTTGTTATGCCCGACAATTTTTTAATAATGTATCATAAtgctttaaataaaaaatatcacTTCAATTCTGGTTAATAAAAGATGTTTAAATGGTCTTAGTCTagttatactgtacagtatgatGAAATGTATAGTGCTTTATCAAACTGGTACTGTATGTGAAAAGCAaagaaaaaaattcaaattaGATTGTATAATACTGGCAACCGGTGTGATTGTGGTAATGCACACACACAAGCTTATCATAAAGACGGACCTTTTGGGATGACATACTGCAAGATAGAGTATTATTGACCTAATTGTGACTACAGGGGGAAGCGAGTGACGTATAGACTGTAAAACAAGGCTGCACGAAGACCTACCCAATGACTTTGGAGAGTTCCTGAGAAGTGGCAAGGCTGGTGATACTCTGAAGAGCTTCCTGCTGCAGTGTAGCTTGTGTGTGGGCCAACACTCGCACGCCACCCACACTCATCTTCTCCAAAACCTGCCCAATGCAACGTGTACATAAAAAAATGTGTTTAAAAACTGGTTTGCTATGCAACAGAAGTATCCTATCTGCAGTCAAGGTGCACAGATGCCAATATTTTGACATGCTGGTACTGTCTTATTAACAATACCAATATCACAGAATATCTCTAATCTGCAGGAAGATTTCTGTTGGATCATATTTCCAAATAACTTCAAATAGAACACAAACTTTTATAATCTAATGTAATTTTCATCTGTACACAAGTTTGTAATACATCTGTAAAGTTTGTAGTATTGTCATTAGCTAACATAGTTCAGTGTAGTAAATAAAAACAAATAAGATGCTGTATttttaactgaaaaatcaatgtaAATGGAAGTGCTAACCAACTCGGTTAGCTttcaatataaattatatattattgtattatatttttttttattattaacttTCGATATAAAATAGAACAAAGATGCATCACGCATATAAGTGAAATACGAAGACAAGATGTTAACATTCACTATTCATACCACAGGAAAGGTAAATCTGTCAAGGAAATATACgttcatgtacatatatatacgattCTGAATCCTTATTTTTCATCCAAGAATTTACGGCAAGACCTGCCAATttattgtacagtatatattaCATACTGTATATCtcaattttgtttaatttgaACTGGAACTGTTGATATTTTAATTGATTTTAAGCTATGCTCTTACACTGCAGTCTGTCAGTGTAAGTTTGCTAAGAAGTTCTAAGGTTTTTAAAATGACACACAAAATAGTAATCCATTTTTGCCTAAGAATTAAATATGCTGTATAATAAAAATATAGTCTGAAGTTTTATCAATACAGTACTAGGAAATGTTTACCATGCCCATTACGTTTGAAAGTTTAGGAAATTGCGATGTCTAACCTGGTGATGATCGGTATCTGGCAGTAGTAGTAGCCTAGGCACAGAGGCATCTGGAGGCGGCGGGAAGAACCTGGAGGCTAGACGCTCCTGGAGAGCACGTCCCCGAGGCAGCCAGGCGGGCACCACGTGCTCCTCCTCCCCAAATTGAGCCACTAACCTGTAGCATGAAACTGAACATAAAGATGGCCACAATTATGTTTGTTGCAGCATAACTTTATTGTTTACAGCTTCATATTGCCCTACCTAGTCAATGTACTGTACCTAGGATTAGTTGCACATAATTTTAATTTGCCTATCatgcaccccacacccatccaaTGAGGAGCAGCGAAAACATTACAATCACATGCCTGTACAGCAGTACCTACTGTGGAGAAACTGTGTATTTAACAGCGACAGATTTCCATGCAAATGACTTGGGAAAAATAACTGTCTTTGTGTGTGCATTTACAAGGCCTTTAGAGCCTTACCTATACAAACATCTCCACTTTAAACCATATTTTTAACTAATCTATTAAATTATATTCGAAATCACTATCTGAATACACTAAATATCCTCTTGGATTAACAAAATTGGTATTTTGATCGTGTCAGTAGGTGAATGTGGATCTTGTAACCCTTTGAGGTTATTTATGGGAATGTAGGTGGTATTGGGATCTATGATATTTTGTAAAGATCAGCTAATGAGAGTAACATAAGTGTTTCAAACAATATATGACTTGCAGAGCAGCTCTCCAGGCACACATCATGTGACGTGTTGAGTATGGTAGTTGTACGAAATTTGGCACAACACTCACGACTCTGGTTGGTCACGGGAAGCTGTCTCCAGGTCCTGAGGTCCCAGCACTTGGTACCAAGCAGTCACCACACATCCTTCTTCCACCCTGAAATATTCATAACTCTCAATCATCTCGTAAATAAATTCAGAAATTTACTAAGACAGTCTACAAGCTTGCATTACCattaattcttggtgaatcggatgcttttgatatcgttcgccttatgcatttctgttctcatattggcatccttggtgatatttagcgccctatgaTTATTCCGCATATTTGATGatgctatatagccttcccggctttctgtcttcttttgataattacttatttacaTTACCATTACAGTACAATTTATTTtaggaatactgtactgtattttcaaTCTTGTCCCAGAAATGTTAAACAACTTGGTGGCCTTGTATAAAAAGTTATTTGCAAATACAGTACATTAGTGATTCATGTCAACACTAACATAACTCACAATATACTTTTATACTTTGTTATATACAATTATAAAATGCCTATATCAAGTCTACAATAACTAGGTACCTAACAGATAACAATTATTTTCCATGAAGTCAATCTAGCCCTCATTATCTTGCACCAAATAATATATCATTCGGTATTTACTAAATGCCAGCGAGGCTAAAGTGACTGGGCAAGTTAGGTATTAATGGTGATCAAGGCAAATGAGAAGTAATTACCAGGGAAAAAGTACTCTGACAACCTGGTATACtgcatagcacttggaagagatagAAGTAAAGaaacagtgcccaaccacttggaccattagCTATCAAATGCTGACCCTGCTCTTGCTGAGTTGGCATTTGATAAGTGAAGCCATTGCTGGACTGACTATTTTAAGTGCATTGATGCAGGAAGGGGGAGAAGAGTTTTATTTGGCAAACTTACTTGAGGAGGAGCATATAGAGAGGTCCATGACTGAGCTGTTCCTCCCAGTGCTGAAGGTCATCTTGAGTGTCCCCATCTCCACCTCCCTCACTTGTTTCCTCTCCCACACTTTCTTTTTCACCTGcagactcctcctcctctcctgccGTCTAGGAAAATTAAATGACCTAGTTCATGGTTATCAGAAAAAGCCCACACAAAAATAAATAAGAGGCTTTAACCATTACTTTTTATACCTGATTTCAGTTATATAAGAGCATAGTTCACATTTCTGATCAACAAACCTCACTTTCAGTTACTGCAATTTAACATGTAAACCAAATTTCAGTACTGTACtctattgtaatataaatattattcattatatatatatatatatatatatatatatatatatatatatatatatatttatatatatatatatatatatatatatatatatatatatatatatatacatacatttttttttattttattttatatatatatatacaagagttgttacattcttgtacagccactagtacgcgtagcgtttcaggcaggtccctggaatacgatccccgccgcgaagaatcgttttttcatccaagtacacattttactgttgcgttaaacagagactacagttaaggaattgcgcccagcaaatcctccccggccaggatacgaacccatgacatagcgctcgcggaacgccaggcgagtgtcttaccactactccacggagactgttacatacatacaaacagttTATGATTAATAAACTGCATTGAACATTCTAGCTATTGATATTAGGACATAACTACTCTTTAAAATACAACTAGAAAAGGTAATCACACAACCAGTAGAGATGGTGAATGCATATTAAAACAAATTGTGCTGAACAATGTATTATATTGATATTCAGTACATTAATAAttatgaattataattatatgcgTTTGTTTTGATAAGACATAAAGCAAGGGTTGTGATAATAATAAAAGAAGAAAAATAACAAGACCTGGCAAGAATTTACTAAGACACATAAGGGTCACCTTGACAGTATTGGAGTTGTCATCAGAAGGACCGTCATCAGATTTCCCATCCTGACCACTTTCCTCCTCCATGTTCTCGGCGCTGTCTTCCACCTCCTCTTCTACCTCCGCCTCCTCTTCCACCACTTCGGGCTCTGGAGGAAAGAGGAAGTCGTGGAGCTCTTCCCGGGTAAGCTCTTCTTGTACATGACCAGCAATTTCAAATCCTGCAAGATAGATGATGACAAATTAAACTTTTTTTCATTATGAAAGGGGAAATTAATTGTGGTATTAAGGGATTTTCCAGTAGGAATTAAATTTAACTGCCTATGAAAGGATGTAGATGAACAAAATTAAAATAGAAAGATTTTCTTTCTTTTTGTAGCACTGTTGATTTGCACATCACATGGCTAACATTTAAGCTATGGTTTGGAAAACCTTTGAATAGGGGGACCAATATCAAATTTTTAGTTAGGAGtttgtctccaaacttgataattACTTGTCTCTAACAGGGTATATATAGCACAGGTGCAGTGTAACGAATGTATCAATCATCACTGTCACCTCACCTGCGGCCACCACGTTGGAGAGGAAGGTCTCGGCCTTTTCCTGAGAGATAatgtgtgggaggatgaagagcACGCCCTGCTGCAGCACTGGCTCCTCTGCTTCAGAGTTCTCTTCGCTGTCATCTGTTGCAGTTCAATTGGTTTGATGTGAGCAATAGGTATGGATAGACCTTGCCACATTGAACTTGAGGGAAGGTAAAGTATGGAGGTGGGAAGGAGTATGTACAATAAGTTGAAATTTTATTGTCAGCATTGTGTTAATTACATCAGTAGTTAGTAGCATAATAAATGTACATTTATCAAATATTTTGTAAATATACACATATAAAATGTATGTTATATCTCAAGTTTACATTATGAAACTATTTTGTTAGTTGTCTATTCATAGAGTAATTGAGAGGTTTGAAGCAATTATTGTTAAAAGTGAAATTGGGCTCAAAATGGGAGCTAATGCATATTTTGATATTCACCATGTACAGCTATTCACACTTGGTGTCCTGCTGTAATCTGACAAGCTAAGAATGCAACTCTTCCTTCTCAAGGACATCTGTCATGCCCCTTTCTCTCTCATTTACAGTTCTTCCCCCTGCCATCTCTGCCACTCCACACACTGATGCACATCTctgccactccacacacacactgatgcacaTCTCTGCCactccacacacactgatgcaCATCTCTGCGactccacacacactgatgcaCATCTctgccactccacacacacacttgcaccaTCTGATGTACATAAAATACCTGCCACGTACCCAAATTGTGCAGCTCACCCTCCACATCATCTAGGTCCTCGTCAGGTTCGAGTACCTCCTCAGGCTTCACCAGGGAGTCCAGCAAGACCTAGAGGAGGTAGCAGGGCAGGATTATTGACCCAAAggaggtggggtgagggggagcaGAGTTACTGACCTCAATTCACCATCTGGGAGTTAATTAACCATTTACTGTAGCAGTGTTTGGCATTACAGTATATTTATATGTTTTCATATAGGCAAATTAATGAACTTAGGCGAGAGTGAAGAGATTCTTCAGCGCCGCTTACAGAGTGGAGTTACTGCACTGGGGTGGGGGTAAAGTCCGGCCTCAACTTACTCGAACTTGCTATATTTTACCCAATTTACCTGATCTTGATCTTGCATCTATTAGATCTTGCATTATGCATTAGTACTCACCACCTGACGGTCACCACGACCCTTGAGGGCAGCAACCTCCACCTTAAGCAGTCGCCTGATGGTGGTGAGGAGCTGGGGACCGTCAGCACCGTGGATGACTGCCATTGGTTTACCAGACTGCAAAGTATACCAAGAGGCTgccaatatatatactgtatatatatatatatatatatatatatatacacatacatacagtatatatcatTTTACAAATGTTACAACTAAAACAGATAATGGGTAATAACTGTGAGACTGACCCCGAGAAAGATCCATGTTGGTTCAGCCTTTCCTCTGAAGTTGATGAGAGCTTCAATGGTGTCAGACCGAGCCTGTAGGAGCTCCTCAGTAAACAACATAGTTGAcagcaataaaaataaaaaagtaagACAAAGCAAGTGGATATTAAATTTCACGCAAAGTGTGGACATTATTAGCCGAGAAAGCATTGGTATTAACGTTCTTTAAAAGCAACCAATGCACATAGCATTTAAAGAAAGTCCTAAAGTTAACATAATAATGCAAAATTTCTttctacagtacagtatatatataaattaattagtttACAGAAGTATAGCCAATTTTAAACAAAACACTTAAACCTAGTGGATATATTCTATGTATTTTTAACTGCTAGGAAAAACTGACCATGGCCAGGGTGAGGTACTCATCTCCCAGTTCAAGCTTGATGCGTCTGAGGTGGCCAGTCATGCTGGTACAGGGCCCGCACCACTCACTGTACACGTCCACCACTGAGGGGAGAAGAGAGGCCATGATAACACAGCAGACACACAAGGCAACTAGCCTAGAGGTCTGAGCAAGGGAACACTACAGTGGGAGACAACTAGACCAGACACTTCATTGAGGAAGAAATTGATCCTGGAGAGGAATTACATACGCAGCCTCATGTTAAAAAATAACTTTGGAAACGGTATTAACGAAATGTAATGGAAATTCTTAGGTTGCTAAATATGCTAAGACTCCACTGTTAAATGTGATGAATGTTATGTCCCatacagactaaaaataaaatgcatgtactggtagctgtggtaTCAACTGTGATACTGCATTATGTACCTGGAAATCCACTACTTAGGAGTATAATGCGAGTTATGTCACAAGCCACCTACAGGTACTCCCAAGAGTACTGGGAGTGCTCCATAATGCTCATAGGAGCCATCAGGTACAGTATAGTACTCCCAAGCGTAGCCATATAGGTGCTTCACAGATCCAACAAGTGCTCACAAGGTCATTTCATGCTCTTTATGAGCCCAAGGGCCGGATACAATACTGTGAAGGTCCCATCCCGAGTTCTCTACAAAAGTACTTAATTCTTTGTCCCCTTGTACTAAGTACTTACCCAAGAGTCCTGGTCTCTTGCAGAAGCTAGTCCAGTCGTCATCAGATTTCAGTTCAATCTGCAGCTGTTGCGCCTCAGCCTTCTTCCTCGCTGCCATCTGGTCCTGCTCCATGGTTGGGGGTCATCGTTAAGTCGAAGCCCCAAGTATAGTCGTCAGTTCAGTCGccatagtagtggtagtagtcaaAGTAGTAGAGGCAGCAGTCGAAGTCATAGTAATTGCCATCGCCGACATAGCAGTAGGAGTAATAAGTAGTAGCAGTAGTTGGAATAACGGTAGTAGTCAAGAGAAGTCATCACGACAAAAGTCAGGAAGTCAGGCAGAGATCGAGGAATGGACAGACGAAGGATTTAGTAGAGTAAATTATTTAGATATTTAGCATGAGTTGAATAATTTTAAGACTTTAACAGAATTGACTGGTTTTAATATCCCTGTATTTAGATGAGAGGGTTACTTTAGATATTTCAATTAGTATTTATAAAACTTATGGAACATATAAACGTGAAGCAGCTGAAGAGTGTAGTGAAAATTGGTTATTTCATTCAAGACACAATTGTGAGATAGATTTTATCAATCTGTTAAATTATACTGAATTAACATGGATAATAGTTATTTGAAGCATACAGACTATTTTTTAATATTTACTCTAATCTTTCAAGGCATCCAAGGGTATAGTGACTATAgctaattataaatattatttgTACAGTTACTGATAATGTTGACATATCTAAGATATATTAAAAACTTTTAATAATAAAATGTTGAATTGCACTGCATCCTTACAAATAATAGTAACTGATATGGCTTAAAACTTCTGTAATTCtttataattgtattaaataggaTCTGTTATAAAATT
Proteins encoded in this window:
- the LOC123769229 gene encoding thioredoxin domain-containing protein 6; this encodes MEQDQMAARKKAEAQQLQIELKSDDDWTSFCKRPGLLVVDVYSEWCGPCTSMTGHLRRIKLELGDEYLTLAMARSDTIEALINFRGKAEPTWIFLGSGKPMAVIHGADGPQLLTTIRRLLKVEVAALKGRGDRQVVLLDSLVKPEEVLEPDEDLDDVEGELHNLDDSEENSEAEEPVLQQGVLFILPHIISQEKAETFLSNVVAAGFEIAGHVQEELTREELHDFLFPPEPEVVEEEAEVEEEVEDSAENMEEESGQDGKSDDGPSDDNSNTVKTAGEEEESAGEKESVGEETSEGGGDGDTQDDLQHWEEQLSHGPLYMLLLKVEEGCVVTAWYQVLGPQDLETASRDQPESLVAQFGEEEHVVPAWLPRGRALQERLASRFFPPPPDASVPRLLLLPDTDHHQVLEKMSVGGVRVLAHTQATLQQEALQSITSLATSQELSKVIG